One Romboutsia sp. 13368 genomic window carries:
- the aroE gene encoding shikimate dehydrogenase, producing MKINSSTTMICLLGHPIKHSFSPTIHNYLFEKYLKNSIYVCFDVKEEDLSESVLGIKALGIKGCNVTIPHKVNITKYLDSIDENTKLIGAVNTIKNEGGVLKGYNTDGRGFVKSILDKGYKIKDKKIMIIGAGGACRSIAIELASIGAESIEIRNRSLEKANEIVESIKNNFKTIVSCSRNTIEKSCLEDIDILINTTPLGMENDLCPINTEIVVNKKMLVCDIVYKPNETVFLKWAKTNNLDVVYGIDMLINQALEAFYIWTGVNTCSDDFKHIKKLYKEIN from the coding sequence ATGAAAATAAATTCAAGTACAACGATGATATGTCTTTTAGGTCATCCTATAAAACATAGTTTTTCACCAACTATACATAATTATTTATTTGAAAAGTATTTAAAAAATAGCATTTATGTATGCTTTGATGTAAAGGAAGAAGATTTGAGTGAGAGTGTACTAGGAATAAAAGCTTTAGGTATAAAGGGATGTAATGTAACTATACCTCATAAGGTGAATATAACTAAGTATTTAGATAGTATAGATGAAAATACTAAGTTAATAGGAGCAGTAAATACTATAAAAAATGAAGGAGGAGTATTAAAAGGATATAATACTGATGGACGTGGTTTTGTAAAATCTATTTTAGATAAAGGTTATAAAATCAAAGATAAGAAGATAATGATAATAGGTGCAGGAGGAGCATGTAGAAGTATAGCTATTGAATTAGCATCTATAGGTGCTGAATCTATAGAAATTAGAAATAGAAGTTTAGAAAAAGCAAATGAAATTGTAGAGTCTATAAAAAATAATTTTAAAACAATAGTGAGTTGTTCTAGAAATACTATAGAAAAAAGTTGTTTAGAAGATATAGATATTTTAATAAATACTACTCCACTAGGTATGGAAAATGATTTATGTCCAATAAATACAGAAATAGTAGTAAATAAAAAAATGTTAGTTTGTGATATAGTGTACAAGCCTAATGAAACAGTTTTTTTGAAATGGGCAAAAACAAATAACCTAGATGTTGTATATGGGATAGATATGCTTATAAATCAAGCTTTAGAGGCATTTTATATATGGACAGGAGTAAATACTTGTAGTGATGATTTTAAACACATAAAAAAACTTTATAAAGAAATTAATTAG